Part of the Kryptolebias marmoratus isolate JLee-2015 linkage group LG20, ASM164957v2, whole genome shotgun sequence genome, GTACTGCCAATCCTCCTTAACATTTGGCTGACCTTATAAACATGGAAACCGATAGGCAGCAGATCAGTGTCAGGACGGCTCTGGTGCAGAGTAATCCTCACATTAACTCCAGATGTCACATCTGGTTCATCACACACTGGAAAAGAGAAGCAGGGGTTCTGCCAGTAGGACAGGAAGTTCCTGCTTCCTCCGGCCGTCCTTCCCTCCACCCATGAGCCACGGAACGAACTGGTCTCCCACTCGCCATCTGCTGTCAGCGGCAGTGAGGGTGCTGGGCTTTTCAGGGCACTGAGGACAACGATTAAATTTGTTATGCTGCAAAGAAATGGTGAACACCAGATATGAGTTCTTCTCATGAAGATATCTAACACAAGGAAAGCCTATGATCTGCAAAACAATTTTCCGAAAGTATGAGTCGAAATTTCCGTGCTTGATGACTCTTGTCTTCCAATCGAGTCTCACCTGAGtgatgtggaggaggaggaaaagaccCGGATGAGGAAGCGGGTCTCAGCTCCTGGCTGGTAGGTGCTGGGAATAAGAAGGTAGTATCCAGGATCCAGCTGCCTGCGGAGGACCACCTCCCTCTCGTAGGCATGGCAGTGAGTAGAAGCACAAGGTGGTTTGTTCAGCGTCCGACTCAGATTAAAACGCTTCTTTTCCACCTGAGGAGGAATGCATGTATGAAAACtaacatccacacacacacacactttattcttttcaaataaaCGATGAAGCAGACCTTCCACATGTGCAGAGCAATCGCTTGGTAGTGCTGGTGCTTTATGTTCTTGCCGTCCTCGAGTGACATTTGTGCGTATTTCGCCGTGTTTCTCCATTTTCGATGCTGCAGCAAGGATATCAGTACCTCTCCTCCCTCACACACTTTGAGCCAGAACTTGGGAttgctgctgtagctgctggAGTTTCGACTACCACCAGCAGAGTACCCTTTTATCCACCGCCCGGCCAACTGATGGTTGTGTGTGAGAAGATTTCCTGCATGCAGAAGACATACATAAGAATACattatgctttttaaaagggtgcttaataaaatcagaatccttcagtgtcagttttttttaattattgctttaatatAATTCTATGCATTTTATTCTGTACGTGACTATGTTGCTGTGCTGCAGACGTCCACTTTGATTCTTACTTTCTGGTTTTCTCAAGTGTGAGACATCTGAAGTAGATCTGTgtttctaaatatttagttccagacatttaaggattttttttctctgttagaaaacctgaaacctttatttagtttctgtggTATCTATGATCTGATATTTGGGTATCAGCAGTTACATCTACATGTCTAGTTTCAATTTTATTAACTAAGACTTCCTCCTAAAGAGTGTTTCTGACCTGACTAAACCCTAAATGTTGGCTTACAGTTCTTACCATAGGTTCAAGTTAGATCTAAATCTGTGTGTCTTTTGTGAGCTAAAAATAATACTATAAGAATCACATCTGCTGTGATGTATCTATCAGTGTTTACTCTACACCTGTGTGGCTGTGAACGCTTTGTTCCTTCCctacagaaaatgaaaatctataaaaagacaacaagctcCTCCTAAAAGTAAAAAGCCAGTTTAGTGAAATGTGGGAATAACCTGTGTAAATGCTCTTCAAGTGTCCCTCTTCACTGACTGGATAGCCCACCGTGATGTCATCAAACTGGGACATAAACTCAGCCTCGTCCAACCAGAATTCACCCTCTGTCAGCCTGGATTTGAGGTCCGAGGCACAATCTGGGTCCAGAGAACTCCAACCGTCACCACTGCAGTGAGGGAGAAAATCGAAcacatgtaaacaaaatgaaatttaaagttatataaataaagtttaagttAAACATGGTTTTAATTTCTAATTAGTTGAAATGACTTAAAGACAAATTCAAAGACAGATCTGTGAAGACACCAAAATATTTTGgttcttcttttctctgtaTTATTGTCTGACTAATGTCCTTTTTTGTATAACTCTGAGTGTAtatgtgtgcattttttatAATCATAGCTctactgtttgtttatttaagaattTTGCACTTCAGTATTGTAGTTTTAGaagtttcagactttttaaaacatgctgGCTCTGAATGagatataaatattaaattttaggGGAGCAAACACTTTCAAGGATTCCATTTATTTTGCTGTTCAGGattgtattttgctttttatgaaaaaaaataaaaaataaaaaacaaacaaacaaaaatgtttaatttaaaggttacatccaaaataaaataaattttgtttttttccagaaatgGAAAAAGTAAATGTCAAgtaataacaaataatttatgTTGTCAGGGTTGGACCGAGCTTTAGATAATCCAATACTTGTATGGAAAACCCTTCTTCTCAGCTGCacactaaacaacaacaacacttttatgttttgaaagaaaaaaaaaggattcagaTGTGTAACGATGACCCAGCAGCTTAGAAAACCTGACTGACTGCAACCTGACCGGATTAATTTCAGCTCAGCGTAATTTTTCCCAAAGCCACTCTGTGGTGTAATTTTGAGCAGGGTTTAATAACTTGGCAATTCATCATTTACGATGGTTTATAATCGGATAATTATAGAGCAAAACTTCCTTTAGGGTTAAACCCATTAGTACTGAATCTTCTCCGTGACAGACGTTTACCTCCGAGTCCAAGCACCGCCCAGGCAGCATCGTCCCCACGGGTTTCTGATCCGCAGCAGCCGCACCTCACTCCCTGACACCTCCTTCACGTTCAGCCACTCCATCACTGTCAGAGCATGGTACTGACCCATCTCACTGAGTCCTAAATCAAGTAAGAATGTCAGCGAGTGGTTTAGTGAAGGGATCATTCATTTGATTATCTACAAGTGAACACTGTCCTAACCTCCAGGGGCGCCGTGGGTGGAGCAGCTCAGTGCACAGTCATCCTTCACGTGGGACAGAAGGTTCAGGTCCAGCTTTTGCCTCTGGACTTGATCACTGTCCTGCTCTGTTCGCTGCCCCTCCTCGGAGCCAAAGTCGCCCAGGCCCCAGCGCTCAGCTACGCCGCCGGTCAGATCCACCAGGGCCTCCGCCACCTGCCCCGCCCACAGATGCTCATATGAACCGTGAAGCCTGAGGGAAGATGAAACAGGCATGCACTTTACTAAAACTTTCTGCTCGGAACGTACAGGAATgtgagcaggaaaacaaaatttgtCCTGCGTGGGAACAAGGAAAGTCCGCATACTTTGCGTAAGCCTTCTCCAACAGGGCTACCCAGAAGGCCGAGGGGGAGTGGCAGCGTGAGAAGCACAGGGTGGAATTGACGCAGGGCAGGCGGTCATCGATGGTCACATCTGTCCAGTTCCCCTGCTGCCAGAAGCAAAACCGAAAGAAACCCCTGTAGCTGCTGTTTCCCCACAGAGGCTGATCTGCAGGAAACACCTACGCATCatgcagagacaaaaagagTCAGGGCTAAATGTTTATTAGGTTGAAGACAAGGCAGAAGTTTGTGCACCTTGTTTAGAAGCTGTTGGTTCTTAAGCAGGACGCTggatgcacagagaaaccagcaGTCTCCGAGCAGACCTTGTTTGGCATGAGCCAGGTTGATGTTTGAAGGGAAGAGAGCAGGCGACCGGCAGATCTCCTtcaaatatgaatttaaaatgaaaacaaaacaaaaaagagtcACGAACTGAAAAAGAACCTGATGAATTTCAGTTTCAGTGGTTTAAATGACCCAAATGTGTTGATTTATTCAAATCTTTAGTAGCTTTAAACAagcaaagattttttaaaaagatagtATTTACTTCCcctttttcaagttttgttatcaaaataatttttcatcATCAGTTGAACAACCTGATGTGAAAATTTCCCGTTCAACACGTGACACTCAACACAAAGCCATGAATCCAAAACATCTGAGTCACTAACCTGGGGGCGTCGCCAGGTGATCTCTCCCCGCAGCTTGGCGATGGGAGTGGAGCTGTCAGAGAACAAGGAAGTGTCCGTGCAAGGAAAGTCCAGGTCCTCGAACAAAGCTGCGCCCAAACACTCGGCCCTGCCCTCTTCTTTCATGGCTCCTGGATGTCTGCTGAGTCAACTTCAGCCAGCGATCACCATCTTGTGTTGCATAATTGTAACccacctaaaaataaacaaacttttattatgTAGTAGTAAAAACGTGAATGTGTTTTGGTTTAACAGCAGTAAACCGAAAGACATTTACGGGGTTCCTTCACATTACTTATTGCTAATTTCTAAACTTTTCCAGACCCAAATCTTCATCCTAAGTGCATTTACTCTAAATGACTGTTGGAAAAGCTGCCTGTGTTGAGTTTATGATCTTAATCACAGTTCAAACCTTCTACAATAcaacaaattattcattttgtaaAGTCAGTTTGAGTAAAATAGAAAAGCTGTCCATGTGTTAGGATTTGGCTAACTTTGTGCATCATATGTCAAATGGTTTATAGTTatagttggttttttttatatgtaaatatagTCAGAAGCATTCTGACAGTGCaaatgattatattttatttttagaaatacacattttaacATCCTGCAAAAGTCtggaaacacatttattttcatacttATCCAGACCAGGAgggaaaataaactaaatgcaaaTTCTTATTTACCTATAGTATCCACAGCTGAATGGAAACACTGAATTGTTTTGGCCttaatgacaaaacattttgtgactCCTCCACATAACCTTAATTTACAACAACAGTGTggttaaaatgcaaatatttttccCCTTTCTGTATCACATCAGTGTATACATgacaaaaatagtaaaatgctGGTCTTCTGAGCATTACAGAGCTGCTCAGTGTGTGGTTTTCATGCATTTACTGTATCTCACCTCGCTCGTCGTTCCAGCATCTTTCCCATCGTTAGCCGTCAGCTAGCACAGTTAGCATCAGCTAGCATGTGCTAACCTGACGCCTCCGTATCTCCTCATCTTGTCGTGGTTTCAGAACCGTAACCGCAGcgactttttggttttttttttatctatttgaCACATTTCGGTTATGAGCAGCACTTATATTCGAGCACATGTGTCCCACTGCTGAGAATAGGAGCACATACAGTGTGTCTTCTGCTCGGACGTGTAGCAGGACATCGACGCGGAGGATCCTTCCTTCCGGGGCGTTAGCCTCCGTCTGCTCTGCTCGTACTCTGTTCGGTCACATGTGGATGTCTTAGATGAGGTGCAACTAAAACTAATGCATTTAAACCGCCACTGTTAGGCTTTAGAGGATTGCATCTAAAAAGATTTGGCTAAAAAATGCATTAACAACCAAAATCACATTCGAAAACGTGTAATTACTGTGTTTATCCGTGACTATTTTACGACTTTATGTATCTTTATAAAGACTGGAGACAAATATCACCAGAAAACAGTAAAGTGTCTGCACGGTGGTCAGTTTGAGCTTTACGTTTATTAtatcaaagacaaaataattgtCATTTCTGTTTACCAGGTGGCTCTACGGAAGCCCATTTGTGCCactctggaaaacaaacaaactcctgATTATGAGACGCTAACGCAAAAATCTGATCTCACACAAAGTAATGCTAAATTGTGATTTCGATTATGAGACACTTAAAGTAATTACGAATTAGTGGGCCATAAATATGAGATGCTATCCCATAATAATGGCATTGATTCTTAACCGATAGGTGGACCTTTGCCTGGGAAAAAATatgttaagaaaaaataaacgtTCTGATTATTATGCCAGCATATGGTCAATGGTTGAGTTGAATAAACGactgaataaatttaatttgacattGTTTATCAGGTTTTCAATGGGTGGTTACTCAGCTAAAGCTAcatattttagtctttttaactACTTCTCAGTAGTTGGActattttatgtttgcatgtgaaGGCACTGAGTCTGTTATAAATGGCTGAATTTGCTGAAGTAAAaagttttggtttaaattaaaatacatgcCGCTTGCTTGTTGTATTTGTCTatcattaaacttgtttttttcttttttactatcTCAGATCAGATTCAAACTGCTCCCTCTTTTTAGTCCGTAAACTTGAAACATATTCCTCGATTTGGGTCTGTCGTTAAAGGGCCAGAGCCAGACCTGTTGAGAACCACTGACTTAGAGGGTCTTTTTGCCATCGCGGCGGAAACGGGCTTCCATTCGTatcaacatttcattttctaaacCTAGTTTGTAGATaattaaatttggtgtggtaaattgacctttttgagtaatatattttcagtttgacctttgattggagcaacaaaaacaacacaaaaagcaagCAGTGCTCCAGTAGGTTTTGTtggaataaacttttttttttttttagtgctgtAAATATTGAAAagattaaatgcattttaactgCCCTAAAATATTTGGAAAGTAAAATTGTTAGAAAACAATTTGTGGCTTACATCCATAGGTAAAGGTGTAAGTTTTGCATTTGTTCGTAGAAGTGATTCAACTGTATTCTGGTTAGAATACACTTCTGTTATTCAGGGCAAAAAAACCCAGTCTGAGACATTTCACTGCCAAACTTGTTTTCAgaaggtgaaaacaaaacagaggaagagagTGTTTTCTCAAGGGTTGCATTTCTCAAATTGTTCTCATTTTAATGTCCATCAGAAGCCCGTGTGTTAACTGTGTTAAAATACAGTccacaaagtttgttttttttgccctggATTCTGGATAACCTTCATCAAATCTGGATCTGATCAAGTGATGCTGCCTCTGCTGCAAAATTAAACAAGAGCTACAGAATATTCTTTACTTCTCTGCTGGTTTGATTCCTTTTTCTTACATTTCTCCCTCTATTTTATGTTTCCTTCCTTGttctgtttccttcttttctaAACAAAAGTTTCTTTGTCTTCCAGGGACTACTTTTGTTGCTACTTTGTGTGCCACAAAATGCATGTAAAAAGCGAGCCACATGCCAAAagtattagaaaaaaatctcatttatttgttttaaattgatacatttataaataaaatagcataaaaatacaaaattccactttaaaatgttaaatgctTGAATTATCTTAAATCATTTGCAGTTGATCGGATTAGTTGGT contains:
- the capn10 gene encoding calpain-10 isoform X1, whose translation is MKEEGRAECLGAALFEDLDFPCTDTSLFSDSSTPIAKLRGEITWRRPQEICRSPALFPSNINLAHAKQGLLGDCWFLCASSVLLKNQQLLNKVFPADQPLWGNSSYRGFFRFCFWQQGNWTDVTIDDRLPCVNSTLCFSRCHSPSAFWVALLEKAYAKLHGSYEHLWAGQVAEALVDLTGGVAERWGLGDFGSEEGQRTEQDSDQVQRQKLDLNLLSHVKDDCALSCSTHGAPGGLSEMGQYHALTVMEWLNVKEVSGSEVRLLRIRNPWGRCCLGGAWTRSGDGWSSLDPDCASDLKSRLTEGEFWLDEAEFMSQFDDITVGYPVSEEGHLKSIYTGNLLTHNHQLAGRWIKGYSAGGSRNSSSYSSNPKFWLKVCEGGEVLISLLQHRKWRNTAKYAQMSLEDGKNIKHQHYQAIALHMWKVEKKRFNLSRTLNKPPCASTHCHAYEREVVLRRQLDPGYYLLIPSTYQPGAETRFLIRVFSSSSTSLSITNLIVVLSALKSPAPSLPLTADGEWETSSFRGSWVEGRTAGGSRNFLSYWQNPCFSFPVCDEPDVTSGVNVRITLHQSRPDTDLLPIGFHVYKVPGGRSEQTTVREEDPVASCIPHCYTQDVSLACTLPPGSYTVVPSTYQPDCSANFTLSLARRIHRKVVKSQEQLGRTIQEVSHVSVMKK
- the capn10 gene encoding calpain-10 isoform X3 yields the protein MKEEGRAECLGAALFEDLDFPCTDTSLFSDSSTPIAKLRGEITWRRPQEICRSPALFPSNINLAHAKQGLLGDCWFLCASSVLLKNQQLLNKVFPADQPLWGNSSYRGFFRFCFWQQGNWTDVTIDDRLPCVNSTLCFSRCHSPSAFWVALLEKAYAKLHGSYEHLWAGQVAEALVDLTGGVAERWGLGDFGSEEGQRTEQDSDQVQRQKLDLNLLSHVKDDCALSCSTHGAPGGLSEMGQYHALTVMEWLNVKEVSGSEVRLLRIRNPWGRCCLGGAWTRSGDGWSSLDPDCASDLKSRLTEGEFWLDEAEFMSQFDDITVGYPVSEEGHLKSIYTGNLLTHNHQLAGRWIKGYSAGGSRNSSSYSSNPKFWLKVCEGGEVLISLLQHRKWRNTAKYAQMSLEDGKNIKHQHYQAIALHMWKVEKKRFNLSRTLNKPPCASTHCHAYEREVVLRRQLDPGYYLLIPSTYQPGAETRFLIRVFSSSSTSLSITNLIVVLSALKSPAPSLPLTADGEWETSSFRGSWVEGRTAGGSRNFLSYWQNPCFSFPVCDEPDVTSGVNVPGGRSEQTTVREEDPVASCIPHCYTQDVSLACTLPPGSYTVVPSTYQPDCSANFTLSLARRIHRKVVKSQEQLGRTIQEVSHVSVMKK
- the capn10 gene encoding calpain-10 isoform X2 gives rise to the protein MKEEGRAECLGAALFEDLDFPCTDTSLFSDSSTPIAKLRGEITWRRPQEICRSPALFPSNINLAHAKQGLLGDCWFLCASSVLLKNQQLLNKVFPADQPLWGNSSYRGFFRFCFWQQGNWTDVTIDDRLPCVNSTLCFSRCHSPSAFWVALLEKAYAKLHGSYEHLWAGQVAEALVDLTGGVAERWGLGDFGSEEGQRTEQDSDQVQRQKLDLNLLSHVKDDCALSCSTHGAPGGLSEMGQYHALTVMEWLNVKEVSGSEVRLLRIRNPWGRCCLGGAWTRSGDGWSSLDPDCASDLKSRLTEGEFWLDEAEFMSQFDDITVGYPVSEEGHLKSIYTGNLLTHNHQLAGRWIKGYSAGGSRNSSSYSSNPKFWLKVCEGGEVLISLLQHRKWRNTAKYAQMSLEDGKNIKHQHYQAIALHMWKVEKKRFNLSRTLNKPPCASTHCHAYEREVVLRRQLDPGYYLLIPSTYQPGAETRFLIRVFSSSSTSLSALKSPAPSLPLTADGEWETSSFRGSWVEGRTAGGSRNFLSYWQNPCFSFPVCDEPDVTSGVNVRITLHQSRPDTDLLPIGFHVYKVPGGRSEQTTVREEDPVASCIPHCYTQDVSLACTLPPGSYTVVPSTYQPDCSANFTLSLARRIHRKVVKSQEQLGRTIQEVSHVSVMKK